From a single Porites lutea chromosome 10, jaPorLute2.1, whole genome shotgun sequence genomic region:
- the LOC140950475 gene encoding E3 SUMO-protein ligase RanBP2-like isoform X1: MNHWESWKRQLRHIEVVRLYCSVPVHPDRARAWADRGARLFPGHPDVFQLRIHLLESAEVVDCEALEDLISEELSKRPRDANLHIRLVKLYSVQGRLDEAFSHCVAVWKTKAFKDSLEWVACCVEIFEKYLAFLDKAIKGEIIGSSNAVLDVHSFLLIALCHFLELQLAEGNTREVINVLYRLDHCVFMAHKHKIRQTPGRSSGPTEWDVTLTEMKAQLYMHCGTLLIRLAKDEYVTWPRGLKLACACYLASVSISEPETKTPWVARAPKNKDPLKWFIMGCSRLSQVGHFLVATRDRHGGSWIETCHSDCCSQQGLEEILSTVYRDERDLAKSFLAVSDELSISPGLFIPDNEQLVSWDEVAVTENPRSLQNIIWVGLHWYQFNKEMRPGVGVMVKDIFPELRLDVPNIEKQIAPNMLCLRDIEAFVYAVVRTTSARVLEDKDILYEDYEPQLLPQPLCSPLSLPVQNEWWLAAYNLYTGKFSLKESGKIRRTVQLGIEKIRAVDERHGLHVQLLIYLGKSFGSKASFLKSSGENPWYFEEHWKSLEKWGMHYLRKALAILEKFEKDESMPYCDKPLFPDVFDTLQEHDVRAELQSVRLAIGGALMKEGKLFDAMEMFEQVKTPPGMYNLAQVYKYLAHVEACAATEETDTESPCPTKEYYQNLHEARDLLQSYLKMTKSSDVGRKAVLDELVEIERLIKSGFPRPNAGQHRDTCRRTFLESRSSTNASDAQESDDNFWPPPDPNTKDFIATLSEVALNKGYFQEQMAIRDEAMSIRDETISSMQEEISMLKKQISLLQSSHYGYSSIAEPSYSSPGDQSKPIYESTPVATRQTPLSISTKPLTHPSMKGPLKIDSNFFAGLGSSNSPENRVKEPPEEVPSPTSPGRMRHDSSASYTEDIHFEPLIPLPEQIEVQTGEEDETTMFSSRAKLYRYDKDVSAWKERGIGTMKILHNSERGRSRILMRREGVHKVCANHVITADMKLEEKKATANCWIWSTLADFSEEVARAEQLAVKFKTPDEFLLFKEKFEECQEMPKKDVKSQAITAVTYNPSADLVTKFAPKPGSWSCSVCLLTNDVSTTVCVACGAQKLSEGSGTSTHQSPLKSGFNLPKESIASSSPQTSVFSSCHENSSSGSPFVFKQKDAGSLSSSPFTFVFSTASSFSTSTAASKSFSFGAPLAADSKKTAAQGDTLTATQVSEVSSGSPFTTYPLSTQPFVLSSFGVPAIDKSRPSPFNFGTVSSTESGPFSFSETQKAVDTTPVGSSVFGGGSPEQGGPAISFGSFGTGNSPIFDLDAPREGEGHVTPIVSNHTQLVQSQSQSSLPFSVSTGNSEIPEQKLFWQQPTGPFQFGQLETIPPLGGSTSWAQAGQLLFKPPASQLGALSPNVEFPNSELLRLLADAKKQQDSLDQEAQPKGYDFTPYLTSSYIVAKDYDDEGDDDSKEDDDSEGDDKHDAKQDDEDSTADSVSYTSTDPEYNDEDIETSMATAPKPSSSTTSQAQIITTPAKPVQILSSQVEKSTAAYLSTHVTGRRILTAKSPLKGSKKQDDDCILVYEVRSQMADREKAHRLFLPPNFFNYTKHESCPGCIGCRATPKKAANTINQEVKDIKQVSTSATSAVLTSTAASHVFGQSANFGQLTFSSFKAQGETAFSQSQTKTSHKPFQGAGQQLFAGPAEEVEEQDSDKLHFEPVIPLPEEIQVVTGEEGLEMMFSERAKLYRFDSSQWKERGIGEVKLLRHPTSGRGRILMRREQIKKLCANHNITAEMELKPNVGSDRSWVWYTSADYSEGEGKPEKLAIKFKTAETAGKFKQVFDELKEPLSSGHPPGKAPAEHQKATGCELYKQFLSNFAPTPGTWSCEVCYVENKAEDSACVACNSLQPNDGETEPPSKHGEETATANVSVVDSVEPKAFQNLNKEASTSFFQPPGEKGLHTSTLFTIGRGESSVDKDTRDDEIDLSPSKTSSPSKKGIITPQPSTQDSQDTLFTGLPFGTGAPCDFTFRMTVSPGSPPQKPRSPLSNNSPTSPVRGDDDGPYFEPLIPLPDKVECRTGEEGQEVLFCERCKLFRYDSGTSQWKERGVGDIKILLNPSSKRYRILMRREHVFKLCANHVITSEMQLKPFPNSARAWLWTTLADFSEETTTAETLAARFKSNDVANQFKEVFDKALQTLSCKSDSVACLSNAEDNPDQATEQKAEEDIAVVFEKIVTEDQKARAQKLELPCNFFGYEKETSVETISNQAELSASAEEQTTEIPEVTTSAPSIPSQSGFLFGSASVASLSFESVAASSLTASPFGKKTPDKSLGLKGAGSQLFATPKTEDDSDGVEADGNHTDGPHFEPIIPLPDKIDVKTGEEDEEVMFSHRAKLYRFVAEEKQWKERGIGDIRLLRNARSGKMRVLMRRDQVLKLCANHQITTDMSLQPNAGSDRSWVWSTHADFSEGECKAEQLAVRFKNEDIARRFKEKFEECQEMLKNQASLKPPLQKETVNTEGVKEDLFAKFKAEEGSWECDTCMVRNGSDKLVCAACTSPKPGIKDSQEKKSEGKPIFGSGTTSSGTGFTFGSGASSSGTGFSFGSGATPYGKGFVFGSTGTDGGAKPFFSFGSSNLTPSSSSETATTFGSMTQLETTIQEQASGDYIDVSQTDQQAPDVDNKQPGNGEKNNVLTADTGAGEGEKIEMTSFGESEAPPKNKSEESSEEKAFLFGSPSISAMSFQSVAASSIENSPFGQNAKTKSKGFAGAGSTLFASQSPGGETHEEEEQGGDHDGPHFEPIIALPEKIDVKTGEEDEEVMFSHRSKLYRFVAEEKQWKERGIGDIKLLRNVTSGKMRVLMRRDQVLKLCANHQITTDMSLQPNAGSDRSWVWSTHADFSEGECKAERLAVRFKNEDIAKQFKEKFEECQEMLKNQASLKPPLQKETVNTEGVKEDLFAKFKAEEGSWECDTCMVRNGSDKLVCAACTTPKPGAQTSQMPANGGTPSFSFGTAGAQSNSGFSFGSPASSVDAGSGFASASSQGFLFGSDSSSSGTGFVFGQQKADEKNSKPVFSFGLGSTGPFSFGSTQKEENTVVRDDDVGEGGNYSDDQASSDEGSNCGDDSSQTSEEGEVTVGGEGGEKRQEGVGAGLLGGWKPEEGSWECNTCLVRNKSEKLECVACASPKPGVDGSLEKTTEGKPLFGFGSGPSFSSAGFSFGRSTSSSGAGFSFGSGPTSTGAEFSFGFNGQSDGGESQKQRAPSSSNIPNVTFGYTNQSPQSSNTETALDSEEKPLSPLKPDETSLQSDGFFTPTDAVEKQETSDESSKPGEILEEVNSERKAALSTEDQASEDVQGDGESDTDKSLVEEKRGTDSQPEVGANSPAEDVQFDCGADSSESVVEPEGAVESSAKPQESVNVGVAKEMEKD, encoded by the exons gtCACTTCCTTGTTGCCACAAGAGACAGGCATGGTGGCTCGTGGATAGAAACCTGCCACTCAGACTGCTGTTCACAACAAGGTCTGGAAGAAATTCTTAGCACAGTTTACAGGGACGAGAGAGATTTGGCAAAG TCATTCCTGGCAGTCAGTGATGAGTTATCTATTAGTCCTGGGTTATTTATTCCTGATAATGAACAACTTGTTAGCTGGGATGAAG TGGCAGTGACTGAGAATCCTCGTAGCCTGCAAAACATAATCTGGGTTGGATTACACTGGTATCAGTTTAACAAAGAGATGAGACCGGGAG TTGGTGTTATGGTGAAAGACATATTCCCAGAACTGAGGCTGGATGTTCCAAACATAGAGAAACAAATTGCACCCAACATGTTGTGCTTGAGGGACATTGAG GCATTTGTTTATGCAGTGGTGAGGACTACATCAGCAAGAGTTCTAGAAGACAAAGACATTCTTTATGAAGACTATGAGCCGCAACTTCTTCCCCAGCCACTGTGCAGTCCTCTTAGTTTACCAGTTCAGAATGAGTGGTGGTTGGCTGCATATAACCTGTACACAGGAAAATTCAG CTTGAAAGAATCTGGTAAAATTCGCCGCACAGTGCAGCTTGGCATAGAGAAGATACGTGCTGTAGATGAAAGGCATGGTCTGCATGTTCAACTGCTTATTTACCTTGGAAAATCATTTGGATCTAAG gcatcGTTTTTGAAGAGTAGTGGTGAAAACCCTTGGTACTTTGAGGAGCATTGGAAG agTCTTGAAAAATGGGGTATGCATTACCTGCGTAAGGCCCTTGCCATTTTGGAAAAGTTCGAAAA GGATGAGAGTATGCCGTATTGTGATAAGCCCCTCTTTCCTGACGTGTTTGACACATTACAG GAGCATGATGTGAGAGCAGAGCTCCAATCAGTGCGCCTGGCCATCGGTGGAGCGTTGATGAAAGAGGGCAAGCTGTTCGACGCCATGGAAATGTTTGAGCAAGTCAAAACTCCCCCAGGAATGTACAATCTCGCACAG GTTTACAAGTATCTTGCCCATGTTGAAGCATGTGCAGCCACTGAAGAGACCGATACTGAAAGCCCCTGCCCAACCAAAGAATATTACCAGAATCTCCATGAAGCTCGAGATCTGCTCCAGTCTTActtgaaaatgacaaaatctTCTGAT GTTGGACGAAAAGCTGTTCTAGATGAACTCGTCGAGATTGAGAGGCTCATAAAAAGCGGGTTCCCACGACCTAACGCAG GCCAGCATCGAGATACTTGCCGACGTACCTTTCTGGAAAGTCGGAGCTCCACCAATGCATCTGATGCCCAGGAATCTGATGATAACTTTTGG cCACCACCAGATCCAAATACAAAAGATTTTATTGCAACACTCAGTGAAGTTGCCTTGAACAAAGGCTATTTCCAGGAGCAGATGGCCATCAGGGATGAAGCGATGTCTATTAGAGATGAAACTATATCCAGTATGCAAGAAGAAATCAGCATGTTAAAG AAGCAGATAAGCTTGTTGCAGTCATCGCATTACGGCTACTCCAGTATCGCTGAACCCTCATATTCGAGCCCAGGGGATCAAAGTAAACCCATATATGAATCCACTCCCGTTGCTACAAGACAGACGCCTCTTTCAATAAGTACAAAGCCTCTCACTCACCCCAGCATGAAGGGACCTCTAAAAATCGATTCCAATTTCTTCGCTGGCTTAGGCAGCAGCAACAGCCCTGAGAATCGAGTGAAAGAGCCTCCAGAGGAGGTTCCTTCTCCCACGTCTCCTGGAAGAATGAGGCATGATTCCTCAGCTTCCTATACTGAAGATATCCATTTTGAACCCCTCATACCCCTTCCTGAACAAATTGAGGTCCAAACTGGAGAAGAAGATGAAACTACGATGTTCAGCAGCAGAGCCAAGTTGTATCGATACGACAAGGATGTTTCAGCCTGGAAAGAACGTGGCATTGGAACTATGAAGATCCTGCATAATTCTGAGAGGGGACGCAGTCGAATCTTGATGAGACGTGAAGGTGTTCACAAGGTTTGTGCCAATCACGTTATTACAGCCGATATGAAGTTAGAAGAAAAGAAAGCCACAGCCAACTGTTGGATATGGAGCACTTTGGCAGATTTCTCAGAAGAGGTTGCAAGGGCAGAGCAGTTAGCTGTCAAATTCAAGACACCAGATGAATTCTTGCTTTTTAAGGAAAAGTTCGAGGAGTGTCAGGAGATGCCAAAGAAAGATGTCAAGAGCCAAGCAATAACAGCCGTTACATACAATCCAAGTGCTGACCTTGTGACTAAGTTTGCTCCAAAGCCGGGTTCATGGTCTTGCTCTGTTTGCTTGTTGACAAACGACGTGAGCACAACTGTCTGTGTGGCGTGTGGAGCTCAAAAGCTGTCAGAAGGATCTGGAACGTCTACTCATCAGTCACCACTGAAGTCTGGATTTAACTTACCAAAAGAGTCCATTGCTAGCAGTTCACCACAGACAAGCGTGTTTTCAAGCTGCCACGAAAATTCTTCTTCAGGAAGCCCTTTTGTATTTAAACAAAAGGATGCGGGATCCCTGAGCAGCTCTCCATTTACCTTTGTCTTTTCTACAGCATCCTCCTTCAGTACATCTACAGCAGcatcaaagtcattttcattTGGAGCCCCACTCGCTGCAGATAGTAAAAAAACGGCAGCACAAGGAGACACCTTGACAGCCACTCAAGTGTCTGAGGTATCCTCTGGATCTCCCTTTACTACCTACCCGTTATCAACGCAACCTTTTGTTCTATCATCTTTTGGTGTTCCTGCCATAGACAAGTCGAGGCCATCCCCATTTAACTTTGGAACCGTGTCTTCAACCGAATCCGGCCCCTTCTCCTTCTCAGAAACACAAAAAGCTGTAGACACTACACCTGTCGGGTCATCTGTGTTCGGTGGTGGTTCCCCAGAACAAGGTGGTCCGGCCATTTCATTTGGTTCTTTTGGCACAGGTAACTCTCCTATTTTTGACCTCGACGCTCCAAGAGAGGGAGAAGGTCATGTCACTCCGATTGTGTCTAACCACACACAACTTGTGCAGAGTCAGTCTCAGTCTTCGCTTCCATTTAGTGTATCAACTGGCAATTCAGAAATTCCTGAGCAGAAACTGTTTTGGCAGCAACCAACTGGACCATTTCAGTTTGGACAATTGGAGACCATCCCACCTCTGGGTGGAAGCACATCTTGGGCCCAAGCTGGTCAACTCCTCTTCAAGCCACCCGCTTCTCAACTTGGTGCATTAAGTCCTAATGTTGAATTTCCAAACAGTGAGTTACTTCGACTTCTTGCTGATGCAAAGAAACAGCAGGATTCTTTGGACCAGGAAGCACAGCCTAAAGGCTATGACTTCACTCCATACCTGACTTCGTCCTATATAGTAGCTAAAGATTACGATGATGAGGGTGATGATGACAGCAAGGAAGATGACGACAGCGAGGGGGACGACAAACATGACGCGAAACAAGACGATGAAGATTCTACGGCAGATAGTGTTAGTTACACCTCAACAGACCCCGAGTATAACGATGAGGATATTGAAACTTCAATGGCAACTGCACCAAAGCCATCATCTTCAACAACTAGTCAAGCCCAAATTATAACAACCCCAGCAAAGCCTGTTCAAATCCTTTCCTCGCAAGTAGAGAAGTCGACAGCAGCTTATCTTTCAACTCATGTTACTGGAAGACGTATTTTGACAGCCAAAAGTCCTCTAAAAGGATCTAAAAAGCAAGATGATGACTGTATTCTTGTTTATGAAGTCCGTTCCCAAATGGCAGATCGTGAAAAGGCCCACCGCCTTTTTCTTCCGCCTAATTTCTTCAATTATACCAAGCACGAATCTTGCCCTGGGTGCATTGGTTGTCGTGCTACACCAAAAAAGGCAGCCAATACCATTAATCAGGAGGTTAAGGACATAAAACAGGTCAGTACATCTGCTACTTCAGCGGTTTTGACAAGCACTGCGGCGAGTCATGTATTTGGACAGTCAGCTAACTTTGGCCAACTGACGTTTTCATCGTTTAAAGCTCAAGGTGAAACTGCATTTTCTCAGTCACAAACGAAGACAAGCCATAAACCGTTTCAAGGAGCAGGCCAGCAGCTTTTCGCTGGACCTGCTGAAGAGGTCGAGGAACAAGATAGCGATAAGTTGCATTTCGAACCAGTTATTCCTCTGCCTGAAGAAATCCAAGTTGTCACAGGAGAAGAAGGTCTGGAGATGATGTTTTCCGAGAGGGCAAAGCTGTATCGGTTCGACTCGTCGCAGTGGAAAGAAAGGGGGATTGGAGAAGTGAAGCTATTACGTCATCCAACTTCAGGGCGAGGAAGAATTCTCATGAGGCGAGAGCAAATCAAGAAATTGTGTGCTAATCATAACATTACTGCTGAAATGGAGCTCAAACCGAATGTTGGATCAGATCGTTCTTGGGTCTGGTATACTTCTGCGGATTATTCTGAAGGTGAGGGAAAGCCGGAAAAACTAGCCATCAAGTTTAAGACTGCGGAAACGGCTGGAAAGTTTAAACAGGTGTTTGATGAACTGAAAGAGCCACTTTCGTCAGGTCATCCCCCGGGAAAGGCGCCTGCTGAACATCAAAAGGCGACAGGTTGCGAACTTTATAAacagtttctttcaaattttgctcCTACACCTGGCACATGGTCTTGTGAGGTGTGCTACGTTGAAAATAAGGCTGAGGATTCGGCATGCGTGGCATGTAACTCCCTACAACCAAACGACGGAGAAACAGAACCACCTTCCAAACATGGAGAAGAAACAGCTACAGCAAATGTGTCTGTTGTTGACTCGGTGGAACCTAAAGCATTCCAAAACTTGAATAAAGAAGCTTCGACTTCTTTCTTCCAGCCTCCAGGAGAGAAGGGCCTACATACTTCAACGCTTTTCACCATTGGGCGAGGAGAATCAAGTGTAGATAAAGATACCAGAGATGATGAGATTGACCTGTCTCCAAGTAAGACGTCTTCTCCGAGCAAGAAGGGTATAATAACACCACAACCCTCAACCCAAGATTCCCAAGATACTCTGTTTACAGGTCTTCCGTTTGGCACAGGTGCTCCATGCGACTTTACATTTAGGATGACAGTTTCGCCTGGATCTCCGCCACAAAAGCCCAGATCCCCATTGTCAAACAATTCTCCAACGAGTCCTGTTCGTGGGGACGATGATGGACCATATTTCGAGCCACTCATACCACTCCCTGACAAAGTTGAATGCCGCACAGGGGAGGAGGGCCAGGAGGTACTGTTCTGTGAACGTTGTAAACTGTTTCGATACGACAGTGGCACGTCTCAGTGGAAAGAACGAGGAGTTGGTGACATCAAAATACTTCTTAACCCAAGTTCTAAAAGGTATCGAATCCTAATGAGACGTGAGCACGTGTTCAAACTTTGTGCAAATCATGTAATAACTTCAGAAATGCAACTCAAACCGTTTCCAAACTCCGCGAGAGCTTGGTTGTGGACAACGCTTGCTGACTTCTCAGAGGAAACAACTACAGCGGAAACTCTGGCTGCAAGGTTTAAATCAAACGATGTTGCTAATCAGTTTAAGGAAGTATTTGACAAAGCTCTCCAGACTCTTTCATGTAAAAGTGACTCTGTGGCGTGTTTGTCAAATGCAGAGGATAATCCGGACCAAGCAACTGAACAGAAAGCTGAGGAGGACATTGCAGTAGTGTTCGAGAAAATAGTTACAGAAGATCAAAAAGCGAGGGCACAGAAGTTGGAGCTGCCCTGCAACTTCTTTGGATATGAGAAGGAAACATCTGTGGAGACCATCTCTAATCAGGCTGAATTATCAGCAAG TGCCGAAGAACAGACGACAGAAATCCCAGAAGTGACAACATCGGCACCAAGCATACCAAGCCAATCAGGTTTTCTGTTTGGTTCTGCCAGTGTCGCTTCATTGTCCTTTGAGTCTGTAGCCGCTTCTTCTTTAACTGCCAGCCCATTTGGCAAGAAGACGCCTGACAAGTCTCTAGGGTTAAAAGGTGCTGGGTCCCAATTGTTTGCCACCCCTAAAACGGAGGATGATAGCGACGGAGTTGAAGCAGACGGTAATCACACTGATGGACCACATTTTGAGCCCATTATACCTCTTCCAGATAAGATTGACGTAAAAACTGGAGAAGAAGACGAGGAGGTTATGTTTTCACATCGAGCTAAGTTGTATCGCTTTGTCGCAGAGGAGAAGCAGTGGAAAGAGCGAGGCATTGGAGATATCAGATTGTTGAGAAATGCAAGATCTGGAAAAATGCGAGTGCTGATGCGGCGGGATCAGGTGTTGAAACTGTGTGCGAATCATCAGATAACCACTGACATGAGTTTACAACCAAATGCAGGTTCAGACCGATCATGGGTTTGGAGTACACATGCAGACTTCTCTGAGGGGGAATGCAAAGCAGAGCAACTAGCTGTCAGGTTTAAGAACGAAGACATTGCCAGGAGATTCAAAGAAAAGTTTGAAGAATGCCAGGAAATGCTGAAGAACCAGGCATCATTGAAACCGCCACTCCAAAAGGAGACTGTCAATACAGAGGGCGTGAAAGAAGATCTTTTTGCGAAGTTTAAAGCTGAAGAAGGATCATGGGAGTGTGATACCTGTATGGTGAGAAACGGCAGTGATAAGTTAGTATGTGCAGCGTGCACGAGCCCGAAACCAGGGATAAAGGATAGTCAGGAGAAAAAGTCAGAAGGAAAGCCAATTTTTGGATCTGGAACCACGTCGTCTGGGACAGGTTTTACATTTGGATCAGGTGCATCATCTTCTGGTACAGGGTTTTCATTTGGATCAGGTGCAACTCCCTATGGAAAAGGATTTGTATTTGGTTCCACTGGAACAGATGGAGGTGCAAAACCGTTTTTCTCCTTTGGATCATCGAACCTGACTCCAAGTTCAAGCTCAGAAACTGCAACCACATTTGGTTCAATGACGCAACTAGAAACGACTATTCAAGAGCAAGCTTCTGGAGACTACATCGATGTTTCTCAGACGGATCAGCAAGCACCTGATGTAGACAATAAGCAGCCGGGAAATGGAGAGAAGAATAATGTGCTTACTGCTGACACGGGTGCTGGAGAGGGCGAAAAGATTGAGATGACATCATTTGGAGAAAG TGAGGCtcccccaaaaaacaaaagtgaaGAGTCGAGTGAGgaaaaagcatttctctttGGGTCTCCAAGTATCTCTGCAATGTCCTTTCAGTCAGTAGCTGCTTCTTCGATCGAAAACAGCCCATTTGGACAGAACGCAAAAACAAAATCCAAGGGGTTTGCTGGAGCTGGATCGACGCTTTTTGCTTCTCAGTCTCCTGGAGGGGAGACACACGAAGAGGAAGAACAAGGGGGTGATCATGATGGACCACACTTTGAACCAATCATTGCTCTACCAGAGAAAATTGACGTAAAAACAGGGGAAGAAGACGAGGAGGTCATGTTTTCTCACCGATCCAAGTTATATCGCTTTGTAGCAGAGGAGAAACAGTGGAAAGAGCGCGGCATTGGAGATATCAAGTTGTTGAGAAATGTAACATCGGGAAAAATGCGAGTGCTGATGCGGCGGGATCAGGTGTTGAAACTGTGTGCGAATCATCAGATAACCACTGACATGAGTTTACAGCCAAACGCAGGTTCAGATAGATCGTGGGTTTGGAGTACACATGCAGACTTTTCTGAGGGGGAATGCAAAGCAGAGCGACTAGCTGTCAGGTTTAAGAACGAAGACATTGCCAAGCAATTCAAAGAAAAGTTTGAAGAATGCCAGGAAATGCTTAAGAACCAGGCATCATTGAAGCCGCCACTCCAAAAGGAGACTGTCAATACCGAGGGCGTGAAAGAAGATCTTTTTGCGAAGTTTAAAGCTGAAGAAGGATCATGGGAGTGTGATACCTGTATGGTGAGAAACGGCAGTGATAAGTTAGTGTGTGCAGCGTGCACAACCCCAAAACCTGGAGCTCAAACATCACAAATGCCAGCCAATGGAGGGACACCTTCTTTTTCGTTTGGGACAGCTGGTGCTCAATCGAATTCAGGATTTTCTTTTGGATCTCCTGCATCTAGTGTTGATGCTGGAAGTGGATTTGCTTCAGCTTCTAGTCAAGGATTTTTATTTGGCTCAGATTCTTCATCTTCTGGAACTGGTTTCGTATTTGGTCAGCAAAAGGCAGATGAAAAAAACAGTAAACCGGTTTTCTCCTTTGGCTTAGGCTCCACTGGGCCATTCAGTTTTGGCTCCACGCAGAAAGAAGAGAATACTGTAGTAAGGGATGATGATGTTGGCGAAGGTGGTAATTACTCAGATGATCAAGCATCCAGTGATGAAGGCAGTAATTGCGGAGATGACTCTTCACAGACTTCAGAGGAAGGTGAGGTTACTGTTGGTGGGGAAGGAGGAGAAAAAAGGCAGGAAGGCGTCGGTGCGGGTCTTCTGGGAGGATGGAAACCCGAAGAGGGATCCTGGGAGTGTAATACCTGTTTGGTGAGAAACAAAAGTGAGAAGTTGGAATGTGTAGCGTGCGCAAGTCCAAAGCCTGGTGTTGACGGAAGCCTTGAGAAAACGACAGAAGGAAAGCCATTGTTTGGATTTGGTTCAGGTCCGTCGTTTTCCAGTGCAGGGTTTTCGTTTGGAAGAAGTACCTCCTCCTCTGGTGCTGGATTTTCTTTTGGATCTGGCCCAACATCGACTGGCGCAGAGTTTTCCTTTGGATTTAATGGACAAAGTGATGGTGGTGAATCCCAGAAACAAAGGGCACCTTCAAGCTCGAACATTCCTAATGTTACTTTTGGGTACACGAATCAATCACCGCAGTCGTCAAATACAGAGACAGCGCTTGATAGTGAAGAGAAGCCTCTATCTCCTTTGAAACCTGATGAAACATCGCTTCAGAGCGATGGGTTTTTTACACCGACAGATGCTGTAGAAAAGCAAGAAACCTCTGATGAAAGCTCGAAACCTGGTGAAATTTTAGAAGAAGTCAACTCCGAGCGAAAGGCTGCCCTCAGCACCGAGGACCAGGCTTCTGAAGATGTTCAAGGTGATGGTGAGTCAGATACAGACAAATCACTAGTCGAGGAAAAGCGTGGCACTGATTCACAACCCGAAGTTGGTGCAAATTCGCCTGCTGAAGATGTTCAATTTGACTGTGGTGCGGACAGCAGTGAATCTGTAGTCGAACCGGAAGGTGCTGTTGAATCATCAGCTAAGCCCCAAGAAAGTGTCAATGTTGGCGTGGCTAAGGAAATGGAGAAGGACTGA